In the Flavobacteriales bacterium genome, TCACTGGCAGTGGGGATAGCATTTCTGGTAAAGGGAGTCCCTGGTTTATTTCCATTATCCTTGCCTCTCATTTACCGCTTTACCATAGGTAAAAAAAATCACACGTGGGTGATGGATACGATGGTAATGTTACTTGTTTTTTCACTCTTGATTGCAATTCTGTTATGGGGAGAAACTTCAGGCGATGCATTAATGTTTTATTTGAAAAACCGTTTGTTGTACCGGATCAACGAAGAACCTACCGTAGAGAATCATTTTTTTATTTTAGAGCGATTGCTCATTGAATTATTAATTCCAATTGCTTGTTCACTGTGGTTTCTGCGCTATCGTTTAATGAAAAAAAGAGATGCGCTGAGTTTTAATTCCATCTATAGCTATTTCTTCCTCATTGGATTCGCTGCATCACTTCCTTTACTTATCACAGCGGTGCAAAGGGGATTTTACCTCGTACCTGCATTTCCATTTTTTGCATTAGCCCTTGGTGCTGTTATTGCCGATTCGTTTGCGGACTGGTTTTCCGGATTAAAGATTATCGTTTATAAAATTGCTTTCGGTTTATTACTAGTCGCTGGAGGACTGGGGATATACCGCAGCATTTCAAATGTCAAATTGCCTTCGCGCGACGTAGACGAATTATTGTTTTGCGAACAAATAAAAAATGTTGTACCACCCGGAGAAATTGTTGCATTGAGTCCTTCCTTATACGATAACTGGAGTCTGCAGATGTACCTGTATCGTAAACTGCATATCAGCTGCGATGCAAAGTTTCAGCGTACCTATTTAATTGCACCGATTTCTGAAAAGGCGGATTTAGAGACCAAAAGCGATAGGGTAGTCGTAATTCATGA is a window encoding:
- a CDS encoding glycosyltransferase family 39 protein; translation: LILLALVLIFNWITPVLVMDGMFMDGQQYSNVAMNMAEGKGSFWKPVLTDTWIKAERTEFTEHPPMGFFLQSLMFRLLGNGFFTERIFFFLCLILAITLIILHWKFFEKEGRMKQGYAALPVVLFLLIPVSNWAFSNGVLEIEMTLFTLSASLFFLYSTLAHSYTKYFWLILSSLAVGIAFLVKGVPGLFPLSLPLIYRFTIGKKNHTWVMDTMVMLLVFSLLIAILLWGETSGDALMFYLKNRLLYRINEEPTVENHFFILERLLIELLIPIACSLWFLRYRLMKKRDALSFNSIYSYFFLIGFAASLPLLITAVQRGFYLVPAFPFFALALGAVIADSFADWFSGLKIIVYKIAFGLLLVAGGLGIYRSISNVKLPSRDVDELLFCEQIKNVVPPGEIVALSPSLYDNWSLQMYLYRKLHISCDAKFQRTYLIAPISEKADLETKSDRVVVIHENPSFVLFQQVFAPIR